From a region of the Desulfuromonas sp. KJ2020 genome:
- the modB gene encoding molybdate ABC transporter permease subunit, translated as MKASEPKQAGPWQPLDFPPEHPGRGRRTAWLFNAVLFVATALLVLLLLLPVAALLLHVTPARLLALMTAADVVAALRVTLLSSAASTLLIFLLGLPVAYAISRYFGRGRFLLDSLLELPMVMPPVVAGLALLLAFGRRGLVGVWLAELGIQLPFTLAAVVLAQVFLLTPYFVKRAVVLFDGVDRRLEEVATLLGAGPFRTFFAVSLPLCRRGLLAEAIMALAQGIGMFGAVILFAGNLPGRTQTLSLAIYSTYEGNPEKAFALSALLLVLSCLLLLGFRLLSRPLAQEG; from the coding sequence ATGAAGGCATCCGAACCCAAGCAGGCGGGACCCTGGCAGCCGCTGGATTTTCCCCCTGAACACCCTGGACGAGGGCGTCGCACCGCCTGGCTGTTCAACGCGGTACTTTTTGTGGCGACGGCGCTGCTGGTGCTGCTGCTCCTTCTTCCCGTCGCTGCTCTGCTGCTGCACGTCACGCCGGCCCGCCTGCTGGCGCTGATGACCGCCGCCGACGTGGTCGCCGCCCTGCGGGTGACGCTGCTTTCTTCGGCTGCCTCGACGCTCCTGATCTTTCTGCTGGGGCTGCCGGTGGCCTACGCCATCTCCCGGTATTTCGGCCGGGGGCGTTTTCTGCTCGACAGCCTGCTGGAGCTGCCCATGGTCATGCCGCCCGTGGTAGCCGGTCTCGCCCTGCTGCTGGCTTTCGGCCGCCGGGGACTGGTCGGCGTCTGGCTGGCGGAGTTGGGCATTCAACTCCCCTTCACGCTGGCGGCGGTGGTGCTGGCCCAGGTCTTTTTGCTCACCCCCTATTTCGTCAAGCGGGCCGTCGTACTCTTCGACGGGGTCGACCGGCGCCTCGAAGAGGTCGCCACCCTGTTGGGGGCCGGTCCCTTCCGCACCTTCTTTGCCGTCAGCCTGCCTCTCTGTCGCCGTGGTCTGCTGGCCGAAGCGATTATGGCCCTGGCCCAGGGGATCGGCATGTTCGGGGCCGTCATCCTCTTTGCCGGCAATCTGCCGGGACGGACGCAGACCCTGTCCCTGGCTATCTACAGCACCTACGAGGGGAACCCGGAGAAGGCTTTTGCCCTCTCCGCCCTGCTGCTGGTCCTGTCCTGCCTCCTGTTGCTGGGCTTCCGTCTGCTGTCCCGGCCCTTGGCGCAGGAGGGCTGA